In Mycoplasmopsis meleagridis, the genomic stretch AGATTTTAACTATTTTAAAGAAGCATTAAGTGTTTTTTCTGGTGAAGTTTTGTTGCTTTTAGATGAAAAACCAACAAAAATTTTAATTCTTTCAAAATCTAATGAAGAATGCAAACAAATTGTTGCTCCAACAAGAGGATAAAATGAATAATACTATTGAGATTAAAGACGATTTTATTACATTAGGACAATTTTTAAAAAAGGCAAAATTAATAGAAACAGGAGGGCAATCAAAATATTTTATTGAATATAATGATATAACTATTAATAATCGTAAACCGGAAGGAAGAGGTTCTAAAATTTATATAAATGATACAGTTTGAATAAATAATATAGTTTATCAGGTTGTTAAAGTAAAAAAATAGTAGTTTGGAACTACTATTTTTAATAATTTTAAAGAAGAATAATATTTTCTTCTTTACATTTATTTATTTCATCTTCAGTTCAAACACTAACTTGAACTTCACCAATATGTTTTTTTTCTAATAAGAACATTGATAATCTGCTTTGACCTATTCCTCCACCAATTGTAAGAGGTAATTTATTATTCAAAATATTTTCATGATATAAACCAAAAAACGATTTATCCTTTTTGTCGAATTTTGCTTGTTTAAGCAGTGATTCAGCATTTACTCTTATTCCCATAGATGATAATTCTAATGCTTTATTATTATTTTTATCATAAACTATTAAATCTCCATTTAGATTTCAATCATCATAATCAAATGATCTTTTTGAATGAACTTTATTGTCTTCTAAAGGATAGCCTATTTTATAAACAAAAAAAGCTTTTGTTTCTCTCGCAAAAACATTTTCTCTTTCTTCTGCACTAAGAGAAGGGAATTTTTTATATAGTTCCTCTGAACTAATAAATGTAATATCATCAGGTAATTTTTTACTAAGTTGAGGGAAATCAAAAATTAATTGGTTTTCTACATATCTTATAGACTTATATATTTTTTTAACAATATTTTTTAAAAATTCTATATTTCTTTCTTCATCAGAAATAATTAATTCTCAGTCTCATTGATCTACATAATATGAATGAAGATAATCTATATATTCCTGCTGTCTAATAGCATTCATATCAGTTCAAATTCCTTCATGTAAATCGAATTGATATTTTAATAACGCTTCTCTTTTTCATTTAGCTAAAGAATGGACTATTTCAAGATTTTCATTCAAATTAAGCGGATTAAATTTAACGG encodes the following:
- a CDS encoding RNA-binding S4 domain-containing protein; its protein translation is MNNTIEIKDDFITLGQFLKKAKLIETGGQSKYFIEYNDITINNRKPEGRGSKIYINDTVWINNIVYQVVKVKK
- a CDS encoding aspartate--ammonia ligase, producing MYKSKLNVKETQLAIQNLKFLFTKSLSKNLNLIRVSAPLFVRSKSKINDGLSGEDPVKFNPLNLNENLEIVHSLAKWKREALLKYQFDLHEGIWTDMNAIRQQEYIDYLHSYYVDQWDWELIISDEERNIEFLKNIVKKIYKSIRYVENQLIFDFPQLSKKLPDDITFISSEELYKKFPSLSAEERENVFARETKAFFVYKIGYPLEDNKVHSKRSFDYDDWNLNGDLIVYDKNNNKALELSSMGIRVNAESLLKQAKFDKKDKSFFGLYHENILNNKLPLTIGGGIGQSRLSMFLLEKKHIGEVQVSVWTEDEINKCKEENIILL